tagtttcaaaatcattatctttttttattccaaaaaaaaatccaaaaatcacgttctttttaatcaaaaaaaatcaagttactttttctcctaaaaaactCTTTGTCCTATGAAAAAAGTTTTTCTCTCttacttttaattaatatagaatTTTCTAGCCCGTGGAAGTAAATGTGGTGgcttctttttctattataaacACTTTATAGATTGTCGGTAATCATTGGTCTAAAACTGTTAATTAATCTCATATGtccgattaaaaaaactgattttttCTCTCGGTGTTACACACGTTTCGTCCgattcaagaaaaaatatgttcttTTCTCCTTGCTGTCACACGCGTTTCTTTGTCCGAtcccaaaaaaaactgatctattctcttttttttctctctcgctGTTACACACGTTTCgtccgattaaaaaaatctattctattttttctcttatagaaacctaaaaccttaaatttcttttcttgcctgattaaaaaatatcctttctccttttatttttatgattaatccCAAAATTTCTAGCCCATAAGAGACAACGTGAaagctatttttttctattatatatatataatagataggaAGTTAGGATCGAACCCTTTGGATAAGGTATATATTGAATTGtttagccatgcatgcatgtccgATGACCCAAAGTCCCACGGAATTGATTGACGGCCggatttcttcttttctcaaGCAATTGATTAATAGTTAGATAAAATTCTTGGAGATAAATTACACGTACCTGCATATGGTTACATCCGGCAGTTACTTTATAAGGTAGATCTATTGGCCTGTCGCACATGGCTATCGACGGCGAGAAAGCGGCCACACCGGCCAGTAACGCGGAGCTCGGCTCGTCACGTCGGCATCGGAAGAGGCAACTGATCCGCGGTAGCGCTGGCGAACGTCAAGATGACCGCGTTCTGTCTAAGATTAGGGTTGTATCCACTGAATCAAGCCCTAACAGCACGAACGGAGCAGCCAACAGATGTGTTGTTCAAGCTGAGGATAAGCTCATCGTGCATGAGGACAACGCAGATATAAGCAGCGCCCCCGTGATCGGCAACGCGGTGCGCACCCGGCTAGCCGAGCTCAGCGCCACGGCGCCGTGGTTCATCGCCCGCAAGGTTCTCCAGAACTCCGACGCCAGGAGAGAACAAAGCAGGCTGCAGCTCTCCTGCAAGGGCAAGGACATcggcccgcgccgccggctcgaGGAGGCCTTGACGGAGGCCGAGAAGGCCCTCGTCCGCAGCAAGAATGAGGGGCTGGAGGTGACGGCGCTGGACCGGCGCGGCCGAGAGTACTCACTAAACTGCAGGTACCTCGAATCCGCCAAAAGCTATCGGTTCATCCAAAACTGGGTGGAGTTCTTGAGAGAGAACAACATACTCATAGGCAAACATGAGTGCTTGAACCGGCGTGTGGAGGTGGAGCTGTGGGCGTTCCGCTCGCGCGAGCTGCGGCATGCCACCGGCAACAAGGATGCCGGCCACCAAGACGGCGCACTAGGGTTTATTGTGTTGCACAAGGACGAGGGAGATGAGgttgagcagcagcaggaagcGGCTGTTGGAGCACCGGTGCCGGACACAGAAGAGAAGCCTGCGCGTACGTGCCCTGAGAAGGGTGAGAAGCTGAGTTCGCTCGAGACGCTTGCTGCATATGTGATCGCAAGCTTGTGGACAGGCACTCGATCAAGGCAGACGAAACACAAATCTGATGACGATCGAAGAAGGCCATAGAATCGAATCTTGCATGAAGGAATGCAAGATGCACGGAAAGTATTCCAGTTCtctaaaacagttttttttggttagagTCAGACTTTTCCTTTAGATTCTTCGCTTAATGTTTAATCTAGTTTAAACTTCATTTTTATGAAGCAATTGATGACATGCATTGTAATTCTCAGTgtcattaaatatttttagattagcatgaaagaaaatgaaaatactCCTATGTCATTAATACACCCGAGTCGCCGAGTTGCAAAAATTACTGAACTTTGCGAGGCCTTCTCTTCATACGTTGCTTTTAAGAAAATGAATTGGATGCTTGATGTCTGCGACTTAATTCATCGAACTAGTTCTATATATAGCTGTCGTTGTAGCCACTGTTTTTGTACTTAGATAGCAATATGGAAATTTCCTATTTGTATATTGATCGGCTAAACTTGGACAGTCCATAACCTAAATTTATGTAGGAGTTGGGTTTTGTTAGctttaatgtgattttttttctgtgtttatATGAATTCACATAGATGCTATCCACTTTATATCTGTAAGATTCactaaatatagaaaaaaaatcatacgtCATATTGAACAACTAAACTTAATAAAAGTAACTAACAAGCAAGATGAAATCAATCTACTTGATGAATATAAATGTCAGAGTGGTGCTCCCTCTTTTACTTATCTGATCCTGAATCGCCCAACCGCTTGAAGGTGGAGGTAATGAAAATTGTATCCATTCCAAGGTTGGCAGGTCACCCAATAAAAATCGCAGAGGACCACATTGGACCAGCGGTAGTTACAACATGGGGTGATGAGTCGCAATCAGGTAAGCTCagtcaagttttttttttttttttgctatgttTCTGACCGACTCGCTGCATCAGGATTTGTTCAGCGACGTCAATCTCCCGTCCCCCTCGCACTGTCCACAGTTCCACATATGGCCACCTCGATAGGGGCATTGTAGATCTACAGCGTgctgcgtgcgtgcatgcatgttgtGTGTTTGTTTCCAGCTAGGAGGCGAGCCATCCTATCAATCAATCTAACCGATCGAAATAGCCAGTGCCTACAGCGACACGGGGGGAGCCTGTCGGAAACGCAGCAAACTTTCCCACAGCTAGCTCTGCTTTCCTGCACCGCACGCAGGCTAAGCACCGGAAACCACGTATGTGCACGCACAATGCCCCTGTCGTGGCAATGAGATTTAGCTCGCTACGTATGAGCTAGTCCGTTAGGTCAGCGTGAACTGTGTCCTAGTCAACCAAAATGAAGTGGCttgaaatgtaaaaaaatatatgtgtagCTTGCATTGTGATGCTAGCATACTCATCTCACTTGACATGCTATGGCTTCTTATGTGAGAAGTCTGCATGTTCTAGTAGAGACAGAGACGACTCCACCACGACGCGTCCAAAACACacacgacgacggccgagccGAACGGTGGAGAGGCAAGGCAATCAAACGTGCGCGCCGTCCCAGGAAAGGCTTgcctgcccccccccccccccccccacccccacccaccCTGCGCCGGCCGCGCGGCAGCTGAGGCGGCcagggcgtcgccggcggcatcagg
This is a stretch of genomic DNA from Oryza brachyantha chromosome 1, ObraRS2, whole genome shotgun sequence. It encodes these proteins:
- the LOC121053298 gene encoding uncharacterized protein LOC121053298, with product MAIDGEKAATPASNAELGSSRRHRKRQLIRGSAGERQDDRVLSKIRVVSTESSPNSTNGAANRCVVQAEDKLIVHEDNADISSAPVIGNAVRTRLAELSATAPWFIARKVLQNSDARREQSRLQLSCKGKDIGPRRRLEEALTEAEKALVRSKNEGLEVTALDRRGREYSLNCRYLESAKSYRFIQNWVEFLRENNILIGKHECLNRRVEVELWAFRSRELRHATGNKDAGHQDGALGFIVLHKDEGDEVEQQQEAAVGAPVPDTEEKPARTCPEKGEKLSSLETLAAYVIASLWTGTRSRQTKHKSDDDRRRP